One genomic segment of Rhinolophus sinicus isolate RSC01 linkage group LG11, ASM3656204v1, whole genome shotgun sequence includes these proteins:
- the ALKBH6 gene encoding alpha-ketoglutarate-dependent dioxygenase alkB homolog 6 isoform X3 produces the protein MLEGTLVDGTTCNLLCPRLHLQGRGGVFASTVNAGGIWGQQPPQGKGQTAKSWELSIPEKEPTDTEMTHFHPRSSMPQSQSGPSSPGGSYRTGPHEDGPLYYPTVSTISLGSHTMLDLYEPRQPKDDDPTEQPRPPPRPAISLLLEPRSLLVLRGTAYTRLLHGIAAARVDPLDTASLPLNAAACPSARPGACLVRGTRVSLTIRRVPRVLRAGLLLSK, from the exons ATGTTGGAGGGGACGCTGGTGGACG GCACCACCTGTAATCTACTATGTCCCCGACTTCATCTCCAAGGAAGAGGAGGAGTATTTGCTTCGACAG TAAACGCAGGTGGGATTTGGGGCCAGCAGCCTCCACAGGGGAAAGGGCAAACAGCAAAATCCTGGGAACTCTCTATCCCAGAGAAAGAGCCCACAGACACTGAGATGACCCATTTCCACCCCAG GTCTTCAATGCCCCAAAGCCAAAGTGGACCCAGCTCTCCGGGAGGAAGTTACAGAACTGGG CCCCACGAGGATGGGCCACTGTACTACCCGACCGTCAGCACCATCAGCCTGGGCTCCCACACCATGCTGGACCTCTACGAGCCGCGGCAACCAAAGGATgatgaccctacagagcag CCCCGGCCCCCTCCCCGGCCGGCCATCTCACTGCTGCTGGAACCGCGTAGCCTGCTGGTGCTCCGTGGAACCGCCTACACGCGCCTCCTCCACGGCATCGCAGCAGCCCGCGTAGACCCGCTCGACACCGCCTCCCTGCCACTCAACGCCGCTGCCTGCCCGTCGGCGCGGCCAGGAGCCTGCCTGGTCCGCGGCACCCGCGTCTCGCTGACCATCCGCCGGGTGCCCCGTGTGCTGCGCGCGGGCCTCTTGCTTAGCAAGTGA
- the ALKBH6 gene encoding alpha-ketoglutarate-dependent dioxygenase alkB homolog 6 isoform X8 produces the protein MGVLNLDVGGDAGGRTGCMELVSMEDQDSRVPALETFRVEQAPPVIYYVPDFISKEEEEYLLRQVFNAPKPKWTQLSGRKLQNWGGLPHPRGMVPERLPLWLQRYVDKVSDLSLFGGLPANHVLVNQYLPGEGIMHHQPGLPHHAGPLRAAATKG, from the exons ATGGGGGTGTTGAATTTGGATGTTGGAGGGGACGCTGGTGGACG GACTGGGTGCATGGAGTTGGTGTCGATGGAGGATCAGGACTCCAGGGTCCCAGCCCTGGAAACATTCAGGGTGGAGCAG GCACCACCTGTAATCTACTATGTCCCCGACTTCATCTCCAAGGAAGAGGAGGAGTATTTGCTTCGACAG GTCTTCAATGCCCCAAAGCCAAAGTGGACCCAGCTCTCCGGGAGGAAGTTACAGAACTGGG GTGGGCTCCCCCATCCTCGGGGGATGGTTCCGGAGCGACTGCCCCTGTGGCTCCAGCGCTACGTGGACAAAGTGTCTGACCTCAGTCTTTTTGGGGGTCTCCCAGCCAACCACGTCCTTGTGAACCAGTATCTGCCTGGGGAGGGCATCATG CACCATCAGCCTGGGCTCCCACACCATGCTGGACCTCTACGAGCCGCGGCAACCAAAGGATga
- the ALKBH6 gene encoding alpha-ketoglutarate-dependent dioxygenase alkB homolog 6 isoform X2 — MGVLNLDVGGDAGGRTGCMELVSMEDQDSRVPALETFRVEQAPPVIYYVPDFISKEEEEYLLRQVFNAPKPKWTQLSGRKLQNWGGLPHPRGMVPERLPLWLQRYVDKVSDLSLFGGLPANHVLVNQYLPGEGIMPRPPPRPAISLLLEPRSLLVLRGTAYTRLLHGIAAARVDPLDTASLPLNAAACPSARPGACLVRGTRVSLTIRRVPRVLRAGLLLSK, encoded by the exons ATGGGGGTGTTGAATTTGGATGTTGGAGGGGACGCTGGTGGACG GACTGGGTGCATGGAGTTGGTGTCGATGGAGGATCAGGACTCCAGGGTCCCAGCCCTGGAAACATTCAGGGTGGAGCAG GCACCACCTGTAATCTACTATGTCCCCGACTTCATCTCCAAGGAAGAGGAGGAGTATTTGCTTCGACAG GTCTTCAATGCCCCAAAGCCAAAGTGGACCCAGCTCTCCGGGAGGAAGTTACAGAACTGGG GTGGGCTCCCCCATCCTCGGGGGATGGTTCCGGAGCGACTGCCCCTGTGGCTCCAGCGCTACGTGGACAAAGTGTCTGACCTCAGTCTTTTTGGGGGTCTCCCAGCCAACCACGTCCTTGTGAACCAGTATCTGCCTGGGGAGGGCATCATG CCCCGGCCCCCTCCCCGGCCGGCCATCTCACTGCTGCTGGAACCGCGTAGCCTGCTGGTGCTCCGTGGAACCGCCTACACGCGCCTCCTCCACGGCATCGCAGCAGCCCGCGTAGACCCGCTCGACACCGCCTCCCTGCCACTCAACGCCGCTGCCTGCCCGTCGGCGCGGCCAGGAGCCTGCCTGGTCCGCGGCACCCGCGTCTCGCTGACCATCCGCCGGGTGCCCCGTGTGCTGCGCGCGGGCCTCTTGCTTAGCAAGTGA
- the ALKBH6 gene encoding alpha-ketoglutarate-dependent dioxygenase alkB homolog 6 isoform X7, with translation MGVLNLDVGGDAGGRTGCMELVSMEDQDSRVPALETFRVEQAPPVIYYVPDFISKEEEEYLLRQVFNAPKPKWTQLSGRKLQNWGGLPHPRGMVPERLPLWLQRYVDKVSDLSLFGGLPANHVLVNQYLPGEGIMPHEDGPLYYPTVSTISLGSHTMLDLYEPRQPKDDDPTEQPRPPPRPAISLLLEPRSLLVLRGTAYTRLLHGIAAARVDPLDTASLPLNAAACPSARPGACLVRGTRVSLTIRRVPRVLRAGLLLSK, from the exons ATGGGGGTGTTGAATTTGGATGTTGGAGGGGACGCTGGTGGACG GACTGGGTGCATGGAGTTGGTGTCGATGGAGGATCAGGACTCCAGGGTCCCAGCCCTGGAAACATTCAGGGTGGAGCAG GCACCACCTGTAATCTACTATGTCCCCGACTTCATCTCCAAGGAAGAGGAGGAGTATTTGCTTCGACAG GTCTTCAATGCCCCAAAGCCAAAGTGGACCCAGCTCTCCGGGAGGAAGTTACAGAACTGGG GTGGGCTCCCCCATCCTCGGGGGATGGTTCCGGAGCGACTGCCCCTGTGGCTCCAGCGCTACGTGGACAAAGTGTCTGACCTCAGTCTTTTTGGGGGTCTCCCAGCCAACCACGTCCTTGTGAACCAGTATCTGCCTGGGGAGGGCATCATG CCCCACGAGGATGGGCCACTGTACTACCCGACCGTCAGCACCATCAGCCTGGGCTCCCACACCATGCTGGACCTCTACGAGCCGCGGCAACCAAAGGATgatgaccctacagagcag CCCCGGCCCCCTCCCCGGCCGGCCATCTCACTGCTGCTGGAACCGCGTAGCCTGCTGGTGCTCCGTGGAACCGCCTACACGCGCCTCCTCCACGGCATCGCAGCAGCCCGCGTAGACCCGCTCGACACCGCCTCCCTGCCACTCAACGCCGCTGCCTGCCCGTCGGCGCGGCCAGGAGCCTGCCTGGTCCGCGGCACCCGCGTCTCGCTGACCATCCGCCGGGTGCCCCGTGTGCTGCGCGCGGGCCTCTTGCTTAGCAAGTGA
- the ALKBH6 gene encoding alpha-ketoglutarate-dependent dioxygenase alkB homolog 6 isoform X4 → MGVLNLDVGGDAGGRTGCMELVSMEDQDSRVPALETFRVEQAPPVIYYVPDFISKEEEEYLLRQVFNAPKPKWTQLSGRKLQNWGGLPHPRGMVPERLPLWLQRYVDKVSDLSLFGGLPANHVLVNQYLPGEGIMPWCPFPSPTRMGHCTTRPSAPSAWAPTPCWTSTSRGNQRMMTLQSSPGPLPGRPSHCCWNRVACWCSVEPPTRASSTASQQPA, encoded by the exons ATGGGGGTGTTGAATTTGGATGTTGGAGGGGACGCTGGTGGACG GACTGGGTGCATGGAGTTGGTGTCGATGGAGGATCAGGACTCCAGGGTCCCAGCCCTGGAAACATTCAGGGTGGAGCAG GCACCACCTGTAATCTACTATGTCCCCGACTTCATCTCCAAGGAAGAGGAGGAGTATTTGCTTCGACAG GTCTTCAATGCCCCAAAGCCAAAGTGGACCCAGCTCTCCGGGAGGAAGTTACAGAACTGGG GTGGGCTCCCCCATCCTCGGGGGATGGTTCCGGAGCGACTGCCCCTGTGGCTCCAGCGCTACGTGGACAAAGTGTCTGACCTCAGTCTTTTTGGGGGTCTCCCAGCCAACCACGTCCTTGTGAACCAGTATCTGCCTGGGGAGGGCATCATG CCCTGGTGCCCATTCCCCAGCCCCACGAGGATGGGCCACTGTACTACCCGACCGTCAGCACCATCAGCCTGGGCTCCCACACCATGCTGGACCTCTACGAGCCGCGGCAACCAAAGGATgatgaccctacagagcag CCCCGGCCCCCTCCCCGGCCGGCCATCTCACTGCTGCTGGAACCGCGTAGCCTGCTGGTGCTCCGTGGAACCGCCTACACGCGCCTCCTCCACGGCATCGCAGCAGCCCGCGTAG
- the CLIP3 gene encoding CAP-Gly domain-containing linker protein 3 has product MTKTDPAPMAPPLRGEEEEEEEDEPVPEAPSPTQERRQKPVVHPSAPAPLPKDYAFTFFDPNDPACQEILFDPQTTIPELFAIVRQWVPQVQHKIDVIGNEILRRGCHVNDRDGLTDMTLLHYACKAGAHGVGDPAAAVRLSQQLLVLGADVTLRSRWTNMNALHYAAYFDVPDLVCVLLKSSRPRVVNSTCSDFNHGSALHIAASNLCLGAAKCLLEHGANPALRNRKGQVPAEVVPDPMDMSLDKAEAALVAKELRTLLEEAVPLSCSLPKVTLPNYDNIPGNLMLSSLGLRLGDRVLLDGQKTGTLRFCGTTEFASGQWVGVELDEPEGKNDGSVGGVRYFICPPKQGLFASVSKISKAIDAPPSSVTSTPRTPRMDFSRVTGKGRREHRGKKKPPSSPSLGSLQQREGAKAEVGDQVLVAGQKQGVVRFYGKTDFAPGYWYGIELDQPTGKHDGSVFGVRYFTCPPKHGVFAPASRIQRIGGSTDPPGDNVGAKKVHQVTMTQPKRTFTTVRTPKDIASENSISRLLFCCWFPWMLRAEMQS; this is encoded by the exons ATGACTAAGACAGATCCTGCCCCAATGGCCCCACCGCtcaggggggaggaggaagaagaggaagaggatgaaCCTGTTCCCgaggcccccagccccacccaggagcGACGGCAGAAGCCTGTTGTGCACCCCTCTGCACCTGCCCCTCTCCCAAAGGATTACG CCTTCACTTTCTTCGACCCCAATGACCCGGCGTGCCAGGAGATTCTGTTTGAcccacagaccaccatccctgaGCTGTTTGCCATTGTGCGCCAGTGGGTCCCCCAAGTTCAGCACAAGATTGACGTCATCGGCAATGAG ATTCTGCGTCGAGGCTGCCATGTGAACGATCGTGATGGGCTGACCGACATGACACTGCTCCATTATGCGTGCAAGGCTGGGGCCCACGGAGTTG GGGACCCCGCGGCGGCAGTGCGCCTCTCACAGCAGCTGCTGGTGCTGGGTGCAGACGTGACCCTGCGCAGCCGCTGGACCAACATGAACGCGCTGCACTACGCGGCCTATTTCGATGTTCCCGACCTCGTCTGTGTGCTGCTGAAGAGCTCACGGCCGCGAG TGGTGAATTCCACGTGCAGTGACTTCAACCATGGCTCAGCCCTGCACATCGCTGCCTCCAACCTGTGCCTGGGTGCGGCCAAATGTTTGCTGGAGCACGGTGCCAACCCTGCGCTTCGG AACCGCAAGGGACAGGTGCCAGCAGAGGTGGTCCCAGACCCCATGGACATGTCCTTGGACAAGGCAGAAGCGGCGCTGGTGGCCAAGGAGCTGCGAACGCTGCTGGAGGAAGCTGTGCCACTCTCCTGCTCTCTCCCCAAGGTCACGCTACCCAACTATGACAACATCCCAGGCAATCTCATGCTCAGCTCACTGGGCCTGCGCCTGGGAGACCGTGTGCTGCTGGATGGCCAGAAG ACAGGCACGCTGCGGTTCTGCGGGACCACGGAGTTCGCCAGCGGCCAGTGGGTGGGCGTGGAGCTGGATGAACCTGAGGGCAAGAATGATGGCAGTGTTGGGGGTGTCCGGTACTTCATCTGCCCTCCCAAACAGG GTCTTTTTGCCTCTGTGTCCAAGATCTCCAAGGCAATAGATGCACCCCCTTCATCTGTCACCTCCACACCTCGGACTCCCCGGATGGACTTCTCCCGTGTCACAGGCAAAGGCCGAAGGGAACACAGAG GCAAGAAGAAGCCCCCATCATCCCCGTCTCTGGGCAGCCTACAGCAGCGCGAGGGAGCCAAGGCTGAGGTTGGAGACCAAGTCCTCGTAGCAGGCCAGAAGCAAGGGGTTGTGCGCTTCTACGGAAAGACAGACTTTGCCCCAG GTTACTGGTATGGCATTGAGCTAGACCAGCCCACAGGCAAGCACGATGGCTCTGTCTTCGGTGTCCGATACTTTACCTGCCCCCCAAAGCATGGAGTCTTTGCACCAGCATCCCGAATTCAGAG GATTGGTGGATCCACTGACCCCCCTGGGGATAATGTCGGAGCCAAAAAAGTACATCAAGTGACAA TGACGCAGCCCAAACGCACCTTCACTACAGTCCGGACCCCAAAGGACATCGCATCAGAGAACTCAATCTCCAG ATTGCTCTTCTGCTGCTGGTTTCCCTGGATGCTGAGGGCGGAGATGCAGTCTTAG
- the ALKBH6 gene encoding alpha-ketoglutarate-dependent dioxygenase alkB homolog 6 isoform X5 produces the protein MGVLNLDVGGDAGGRTGCMELVSMEDQDSRVPALETFRVEQAPPVIYYVPDFISKEEEEYLLRQVFNAPKPKWTQLSGRKLQNWALVPIPQPHEDGPLYYPTVSTISLGSHTMLDLYEPRQPKDDDPTEQPRPPPRPAISLLLEPRSLLVLRGTAYTRLLHGIAAARVDPLDTASLPLNAAACPSARPGACLVRGTRVSLTIRRVPRVLRAGLLLSK, from the exons ATGGGGGTGTTGAATTTGGATGTTGGAGGGGACGCTGGTGGACG GACTGGGTGCATGGAGTTGGTGTCGATGGAGGATCAGGACTCCAGGGTCCCAGCCCTGGAAACATTCAGGGTGGAGCAG GCACCACCTGTAATCTACTATGTCCCCGACTTCATCTCCAAGGAAGAGGAGGAGTATTTGCTTCGACAG GTCTTCAATGCCCCAAAGCCAAAGTGGACCCAGCTCTCCGGGAGGAAGTTACAGAACTGGG CCCTGGTGCCCATTCCCCAGCCCCACGAGGATGGGCCACTGTACTACCCGACCGTCAGCACCATCAGCCTGGGCTCCCACACCATGCTGGACCTCTACGAGCCGCGGCAACCAAAGGATgatgaccctacagagcag CCCCGGCCCCCTCCCCGGCCGGCCATCTCACTGCTGCTGGAACCGCGTAGCCTGCTGGTGCTCCGTGGAACCGCCTACACGCGCCTCCTCCACGGCATCGCAGCAGCCCGCGTAGACCCGCTCGACACCGCCTCCCTGCCACTCAACGCCGCTGCCTGCCCGTCGGCGCGGCCAGGAGCCTGCCTGGTCCGCGGCACCCGCGTCTCGCTGACCATCCGCCGGGTGCCCCGTGTGCTGCGCGCGGGCCTCTTGCTTAGCAAGTGA
- the ALKBH6 gene encoding alpha-ketoglutarate-dependent dioxygenase alkB homolog 6 isoform X1: MGVLNLDVGGDAGGRTGCMELVSMEDQDSRVPALETFRVEQVFNAPKPKWTQLSGRKLQNWGGLPHPRGMVPERLPLWLQRYVDKVSDLSLFGGLPANHVLVNQYLPGEGIMPHEDGPLYYPTVSTISLGSHTMLDLYEPRQPKDDDPTEQPRPPPRPAISLLLEPRSLLVLRGTAYTRLLHGIAAARVDPLDTASLPLNAAACPSARPGACLVRGTRVSLTIRRVPRVLRAGLLLSK; this comes from the exons ATGGGGGTGTTGAATTTGGATGTTGGAGGGGACGCTGGTGGACG GACTGGGTGCATGGAGTTGGTGTCGATGGAGGATCAGGACTCCAGGGTCCCAGCCCTGGAAACATTCAGGGTGGAGCAG GTCTTCAATGCCCCAAAGCCAAAGTGGACCCAGCTCTCCGGGAGGAAGTTACAGAACTGGG GTGGGCTCCCCCATCCTCGGGGGATGGTTCCGGAGCGACTGCCCCTGTGGCTCCAGCGCTACGTGGACAAAGTGTCTGACCTCAGTCTTTTTGGGGGTCTCCCAGCCAACCACGTCCTTGTGAACCAGTATCTGCCTGGGGAGGGCATCATG CCCCACGAGGATGGGCCACTGTACTACCCGACCGTCAGCACCATCAGCCTGGGCTCCCACACCATGCTGGACCTCTACGAGCCGCGGCAACCAAAGGATgatgaccctacagagcag CCCCGGCCCCCTCCCCGGCCGGCCATCTCACTGCTGCTGGAACCGCGTAGCCTGCTGGTGCTCCGTGGAACCGCCTACACGCGCCTCCTCCACGGCATCGCAGCAGCCCGCGTAGACCCGCTCGACACCGCCTCCCTGCCACTCAACGCCGCTGCCTGCCCGTCGGCGCGGCCAGGAGCCTGCCTGGTCCGCGGCACCCGCGTCTCGCTGACCATCCGCCGGGTGCCCCGTGTGCTGCGCGCGGGCCTCTTGCTTAGCAAGTGA
- the THAP8 gene encoding THAP domain-containing protein 8, which produces MPKYCWAPNCSNTAGRLGADNRPVSFYKFPLKDGPRLQAWLQHMGCEHWVPSCHQHLCSEHFTPSCFQWRWGVRYLRPDAVPSIFSGTPPAKRQRIPRSHKKPGVPPPPQEATSLSPGPAITTPGPVHLVMLKPASRDPEARATMFLTPLIISPAPIGPRPGVPYQHPRAGLGSALGALQRRVQRLQQRQERHQAQLRALEELGQQLRRESLLTLVRRNLLHSFSGPEESQAFTIISGEPDIAVVLAQGPLPPTLDAKPERLDTQTPST; this is translated from the exons GTTCCCACTGAAGGATGGCCCCCGGCTGCAGGCCTGGCTGCAGCACATGGGTTGTGAGCACTGGGTGCCCAGTTGCCACCAGCATCTGTGCAGCGAACACTTCACACCCTCCTGCTTCCAGTGGCGCTGGGGCGTTCGCTACCTGCGGCCAGATGCGGTGCCCTCTATCTTCTCTGGGACACCACCTGCCAAG AGGCAACGGATTCCTCGAAGCCACAAGAAGCCAGGCGTGCCTCCACCTCCCCAGGAGGCCACGTCCCTGTCCCCAGGTCCAGCCATCACAACACCAGGCCCTGTACACTTGGTGATGCTGAAGCCAGCATCCAGAGATCCCGAGGCCAGGGCCACCATGTTTCTGACCCCCTTGATCATCTCGCCGGCTCCCATAGGGCCACGCCCTGGAGTCCCCTACCAGCACCCCAGGGCTGGACTGGGCTCAGCGCTGGGAGCGCTGCAGCGGCGGGTGCAGAGGCTGCAGCAGCGCCAGGAACGGCACCAGGCACAGCTGCGGGCTCTAgaagagctggggcagcagctgcgCAGGGAGAGCCTGCTGACGCTGGTACGCCGGAACCTGCTGCACTCG TTCTCTGGACCTGAGGAATCCCAAGCCTTCACCATCATCAGTGGAGAGCCTGACATAGCTGTGGTCCTTGCCCAAGGTCCTCTACCTCCCACACTGGATGCCAAGCCTGAGCGCCTCGATACTCAGACCCCCAGTACATAA
- the ALKBH6 gene encoding alpha-ketoglutarate-dependent dioxygenase alkB homolog 6 isoform X6, protein MVPERLPLWLQRYVDKVSDLSLFGGLPANHVLVNQYLPGEGIMPHEDGPLYYPTVSTISLGSHTMLDLYEPRQPKDDDPTEQPRPPPRPAISLLLEPRSLLVLRGTAYTRLLHGIAAARVDPLDTASLPLNAAACPSARPGACLVRGTRVSLTIRRVPRVLRAGLLLSK, encoded by the exons ATGGTTCCGGAGCGACTGCCCCTGTGGCTCCAGCGCTACGTGGACAAAGTGTCTGACCTCAGTCTTTTTGGGGGTCTCCCAGCCAACCACGTCCTTGTGAACCAGTATCTGCCTGGGGAGGGCATCATG CCCCACGAGGATGGGCCACTGTACTACCCGACCGTCAGCACCATCAGCCTGGGCTCCCACACCATGCTGGACCTCTACGAGCCGCGGCAACCAAAGGATgatgaccctacagagcag CCCCGGCCCCCTCCCCGGCCGGCCATCTCACTGCTGCTGGAACCGCGTAGCCTGCTGGTGCTCCGTGGAACCGCCTACACGCGCCTCCTCCACGGCATCGCAGCAGCCCGCGTAGACCCGCTCGACACCGCCTCCCTGCCACTCAACGCCGCTGCCTGCCCGTCGGCGCGGCCAGGAGCCTGCCTGGTCCGCGGCACCCGCGTCTCGCTGACCATCCGCCGGGTGCCCCGTGTGCTGCGCGCGGGCCTCTTGCTTAGCAAGTGA